The sequence below is a genomic window from Leisingera sp. M658.
ATGCTGCCGTCCCCGCATGTCCTGCGCAATCAAGTCGAGCGGGCGGGGCTGGGCGTGGTCCGCTCGATTGAATTCGGCGACAGCTACGACCAGACCCTGCGGCGCTGGCACGACACGTTCAACGCCCGCTGGGACCAGATTGCCGGCTTGGGATTTGATGACCGCTTCCGCAAGATGTGGAACTTTTACCTCACTTCCTGCGCCGCGGCCTTTAAGACTGGCAATTGCGATGTAACGCAGATTACAGTTGCGCATCGCTGACTGAACTGGCCGCACGGATTGTAACCAGACATGCCCACCGGAGCCCGACTGACCGCCGCCTTTTGTCTTGCCTTGGTGGCGTTCTTTGTGTCCTTCCTGGTTATGCCGCTGATGCCCGAAGGCACCGATTTCGGCTATTTTGTGCATGTGAATGTGGCGCTGGGACTGCTGAGCGGCTGGATCTTCATGGGCAAACGCGCCGGCCGCGGGCTGGTGCCCGGTATCAACAATGGCCTCACGGGCATGGTGGTGATGGTGCTTTGGGCGCTGTTCATCCAAGGCACCTGGGAGATGTTCCGCCTGGCCATGCGTCACCGCTATGGCGGTCCGTTTGAGGCACTGTCGCAGATCTTTGTGATTGCACTGGAGTATTTCTTTGTTATCGCTGTGCCATCTGTGCTGGTGCCATTGGCCGTGGGCGGGGTTCTTGCCGGTCTCGCGACCGAGAACGCCTCCCGCCGTTGGCGCTGAAACGTCTTCTTAACAACAGGTTGTATTCCGTGGCTGATCTCTTTTTCTTTGGCACGCTGCGCCATATCCCTTTGCTTGAACTGGTGCTGGGCCGCAGCGGTGCAGCGCTGAACGCGCAGGGTGCAAAATTGTCCGGCCATGGTGTCTATCAGGTGGTTGGCCAGCCGTTCCCAGCGATTGAGGCACGCGCCGGGGCCACGGCTGACGGCGTACTGGTGCAGGGGTTGTCGCCTGCCGATCTGGATGCGCTCAACTTTTACGAAGGCGGCTTCGGCTACGCGCTGAAACCGGTTTCGGTTCAGCTGGAGGACGGCAGCACCGCTCCGGCGGAGGTCTATTTCCCCGAACCCGGCCTGTGGCAAACCGCTGAGCCGTGGGATCTGGCGGCCTGGGTGCAAAAATGGGGCGCGCTGTCCCTGCGCGCCGCTGAAGAGGTGATGTCTTATCACGGCCGCATGACCGCCGAAGAGGTGGCCCGCTGCTTCCCCTCGGTCCGCCGCCGCGCTGCCGCTTGGCTGGAGGCGCAGGCGCGTCCGGGTGATCCGGAGCATGACCTGTCAAAGGACGTGATCGTCCACAGCCACAACCGCGCCTACCTGAATTTCTTTGCGATGGAAGAAATGAACCTGCAGTACCGCCGCTTTGACGGCAGTCTCAGTCCGGTCATGGAACGCTCTGCCGCGATGGCAGGCCATGCGGCAGTGCTGCTGCCCTATGACCCGGTCCGCGATCAGGTGCTGCTGGTGGAGCAATTCCGCGCACCGCCCTTTATCATGGGCGAGGCGCACCCCTGGATGTGGGAGCCGGTCGCAGGCGTGATCGACCCCGGCGAGACGCCCGAGGAAACCGCGATCCGCGAGGCGCAAGAGGAGGCAGGCGTCACTGTCCAGCGCCTGGAGCCGGTGGCGCAGGTTTATCCGTCCAGCGGCGCACTGGCGGAATTCATTCATGTTTTCATCGGTATATCTGACCTTTCTGACGTCAATGGCGGCGGCGGTGTCGCCGGTGAGGGCGAGGATATCCGCAGCCAGGTCCTTAGCTATGACGAATTGATGCAGGGCGTTGATGCGCAGATCTATCAGGACATGCCGCTGGTCACTGCTGCACTGTGGCTGTCACGCCACCGTGAGCGGCTGCGCAACGCACCGTCCTGACCGCTTCGCGCCTTGTGAACGCCGGGGCGCTTAGTTACACCTTGGGAGAACGATCGAAAGGGATACCATGCGCATTGCACGCGATCTGGCTGATGCCATCGGCCACACACCTCTTATCCGCCTGAACCGCGTCAGCGAAGAGACCGGCTGCGAGATCCTGGGCAAGGCCGAATTCATGAATCCGGGCCAGTCGGTCAAGGACCGTGCCGCGCTTTATATCATCAAGGATGCCATTGCCCGCGGCGATCTGAAGCCCGGCGGCACCATTGTCGAAGGCACCGCCGGCAACACCGGTATCGGCCTGGCGCTGGTTGGCGCCTCGATGGGGTTCAAGACGGTGATTGTGATCCCGGAAACCCAGTCGGAAGAGAAGAAAGACATGCTGCGCCTGGCTGGCGCCCAGCTGGTTCAGGTGCCTGCGGCCCCTTACCGCAATCCCAACAACTACGTGCGCTATTCCCAGCGTCTGGCAGAGAAACTGGCCAAGAGCGAACCGAACGGTGCGATCTGGGCCAACCAGTTCGACAATGTGGCGAACCGCCAGGCCCATGTGGAAACCACCGGCCCGGAAATCTGGGAACAGACCAGCGGCAAGGTGGACGGCTTTGTCTGCGCGGTCGGATCCGGCGGCACCCTGGCAGGGGTGGCCGAAGCACTGCAGCCCAAAGGCGTCAAGGTTGGTCTGGCCGATCCGCTGGGGGCAGCTCTCTATTCCTTTTACACCACGGGTGAGCTGGCCTCCGAAGGCAGCTCCATCACCGAGGGCATCGGCCAGGGCCGGATCACCAAGAACCTGGAGGGCTTCACGCCGGACTTCAGCTATCAGGTGCCGGATGCCGAGGCGGTGCCTTATGTCTTTGATCTGCTGCACGAGGAAGGCCTGGTGCTGGGCGGATCTTCCGGCATCAACATTGCCGGCGCCGTGCGTATGGCCAAGGACATGGGGCCGGGCAAAACCATTGTCACCGTTCTGTGCGACTATGGCACCCGCTACCAGTCCAAGTTGTTCAATCCGGATTTCCTGCGGGAGAAAAACCTGCCGGTGCCAGAGTGGATGACCCACACGCCCGCGTCGATTCCAGGCGTATTTGAGGACGTATGACACCTATCATAACCGCTTTGCGGACTGCTTTGCTGGGGCTGGCCTTGATGGCCGGCCTCGCTTTGCCTGCGCTGGCTCAGCTGACTGCTGAATCCCGCGCCTATTATCAGGACTGGCTCAAGACCGCCAACCGTGCGGAAGAGGTCATCGACGCCAGACGGGCCTCCAGCGCCGCTATGGAAGCGCTGCGCAAAGAGCTTACCACCTACCGGCAGAATTTCCTGGCGGCGCGCACCGATAACGGCGACCGTATTCAGACGCTCGAAGGCCAGCTTGGCGCGCTTGGCCCGGCGCCCGGCGAGGGCGAGAGCGAGCCCGAGGATATCGCCCAGCTGCGCCGCTCGCTGGAACAGCAGCTGAAGGACCTCAAGGTTCCGCGTATCGTTTCGGAAGAGGCCTACAGCCGTGCCAACGGGCTGATCACCGAGATTGACAAGATCATCCGCGAGCGCCGAACCCGCAGACTGCTGGAACGCGGACCCTCGCCGTTCAACCCTGAAAACTGGGCCGGGGCGTTGCGCTCGCTGACCCGCTCCGGCAGCTCCTTGTGGAACGAAACCGCCTCCAGGGTGGGCAGCGCCACCACGGCTGAACGGGTGCAGAACAGCCTGCCGGCACTGCTGTTGCTGCTGCTGATCGCAGCATTGCTGGTGTTCCGCGGCCGGCCCTGGGCCCATGCGGCGGGCGACTACCTGCGCCAGTTCGGCAGCTCGGGCCGCGGTGTCTGGGGCTTTGTGGTCTCGCTGCTGGAGGTGATCCTGCCCTTTATCGGCATCATCTGCCTGACCGCAGCGGTGGACCTGTCCGGGGTGCTTGGCATCCGCGGGTCGATCCTGCTGGATTATGTGCCCGG
It includes:
- a CDS encoding TrgA family protein; this translates as MPTGARLTAAFCLALVAFFVSFLVMPLMPEGTDFGYFVHVNVALGLLSGWIFMGKRAGRGLVPGINNGLTGMVVMVLWALFIQGTWEMFRLAMRHRYGGPFEALSQIFVIALEYFFVIAVPSVLVPLAVGGVLAGLATENASRRWR
- a CDS encoding NUDIX domain-containing protein — its product is MADLFFFGTLRHIPLLELVLGRSGAALNAQGAKLSGHGVYQVVGQPFPAIEARAGATADGVLVQGLSPADLDALNFYEGGFGYALKPVSVQLEDGSTAPAEVYFPEPGLWQTAEPWDLAAWVQKWGALSLRAAEEVMSYHGRMTAEEVARCFPSVRRRAAAWLEAQARPGDPEHDLSKDVIVHSHNRAYLNFFAMEEMNLQYRRFDGSLSPVMERSAAMAGHAAVLLPYDPVRDQVLLVEQFRAPPFIMGEAHPWMWEPVAGVIDPGETPEETAIREAQEEAGVTVQRLEPVAQVYPSSGALAEFIHVFIGISDLSDVNGGGGVAGEGEDIRSQVLSYDELMQGVDAQIYQDMPLVTAALWLSRHRERLRNAPS
- a CDS encoding cysteine synthase A, with product MRIARDLADAIGHTPLIRLNRVSEETGCEILGKAEFMNPGQSVKDRAALYIIKDAIARGDLKPGGTIVEGTAGNTGIGLALVGASMGFKTVIVIPETQSEEKKDMLRLAGAQLVQVPAAPYRNPNNYVRYSQRLAEKLAKSEPNGAIWANQFDNVANRQAHVETTGPEIWEQTSGKVDGFVCAVGSGGTLAGVAEALQPKGVKVGLADPLGAALYSFYTTGELASEGSSITEGIGQGRITKNLEGFTPDFSYQVPDAEAVPYVFDLLHEEGLVLGGSSGINIAGAVRMAKDMGPGKTIVTVLCDYGTRYQSKLFNPDFLREKNLPVPEWMTHTPASIPGVFEDV